A window of Oceanotoga teriensis contains these coding sequences:
- a CDS encoding glucose-1-phosphate thymidylyltransferase, giving the protein MKALVLCAGKGTRLRPLTFTNAKPLIPIANKPTIMYSLEKIKQSGITEVGIIVNPDNKEDFINVLGTGEEIGMEISYIIQENPKGLAHAVKICEEFIGEDDFLMYLGDNLINTDLNIFVEEFKEKNHDAFILLTPVEDPTRFGIAVMKDSKVVNVVEKPKTPPSNLAIIGVYIFKPSVFQAIDNIKPSWRGELEITDAIQWLIQNEKNVGAHVIYGWWKDTGKPEDLIEANRTVLENISNKIIDGNVYENSVVQGNVIIEKGAKIIDSIVRGPVIIGQNATVNNAYIGPYTSIGNNVNIEDSEVENSIILDGAIISSLGVRMDSSIIGANSHIVSVKKKPKTVKLVIGDYGKIELPE; this is encoded by the coding sequence ATGAAAGCTTTAGTACTATGTGCTGGAAAAGGAACGAGATTGAGACCGCTTACTTTTACAAATGCAAAACCTCTGATTCCTATTGCAAATAAACCTACAATAATGTATTCATTAGAAAAAATAAAACAGTCAGGAATAACTGAAGTTGGAATAATAGTAAATCCAGATAATAAAGAAGATTTTATAAATGTTCTTGGTACTGGTGAAGAAATTGGTATGGAAATAAGCTATATAATTCAAGAAAACCCAAAAGGACTTGCACATGCTGTAAAAATATGTGAAGAATTTATTGGAGAAGATGATTTTTTAATGTATTTAGGAGATAATCTCATAAATACAGATTTAAATATATTTGTTGAGGAATTTAAAGAAAAAAATCATGATGCTTTTATACTTTTAACACCAGTAGAAGATCCTACCAGATTTGGAATAGCAGTTATGAAAGATTCAAAAGTTGTAAATGTTGTAGAAAAACCTAAAACACCACCATCAAATCTTGCAATAATAGGAGTATACATATTTAAACCATCAGTTTTTCAAGCAATAGATAATATAAAACCTTCATGGAGAGGAGAGCTTGAAATAACTGATGCGATACAATGGCTAATACAAAATGAAAAAAATGTTGGAGCACATGTGATATATGGTTGGTGGAAAGATACTGGAAAACCTGAAGATTTGATCGAAGCAAATAGAACTGTATTAGAAAACATAAGCAATAAAATAATAGATGGTAATGTATATGAAAATTCTGTTGTACAAGGAAATGTAATAATAGAAAAAGGGGCTAAAATAATAGATTCAATAGTTAGAGGTCCTGTCATAATAGGACAAAATGCTACAGTTAACAATGCTTATATAGGTCCATACACTTCAATTGGAAATAATGTTAATATAGAAGACTCAGAAGTAGAAAATTCTATAATACTTGATGGAGCTATAATATCTTCATTGGGTGTTAGAATGGATAGCTCTATAATAGGAGCAAATTCTCATATAGTATCAGTTAAGAAAAAACCAAAAACAGTTAAATTAGTTATAGGAGATTATGGAAAAATAGAATTACCTGAATGA
- a CDS encoding SMC-Scp complex subunit ScpB: protein MNINFQLIEAYIYSKPNGCNIEDISKSTGIEIDEVRKIIFDIQTHYMDNSHGVELTKFYDKYRFEIKPEIKKIITPKPKKMNLTDTQFEVITVLFLNGPSRLIEIEKTRGKNSYSQIKKLMEYKIVKKVKRKEKKSYLYQLTDKFYEWVPQETIRKLEEIKDDKFTKSNTNTGD from the coding sequence ATGAATATAAATTTTCAACTCATAGAAGCATATATATATTCAAAACCTAATGGATGTAATATAGAAGATATATCTAAAAGTACTGGAATAGAAATTGACGAAGTGAGAAAAATTATTTTTGACATACAAACTCATTATATGGATAATTCTCATGGAGTAGAATTAACAAAATTTTATGATAAATATAGATTTGAAATTAAACCTGAAATAAAAAAAATAATAACACCTAAACCCAAAAAAATGAATTTAACGGATACACAATTTGAAGTAATAACTGTATTATTTTTAAATGGACCATCAAGACTAATAGAAATTGAAAAGACCAGAGGAAAGAACAGTTATTCTCAAATAAAAAAATTGATGGAATATAAAATAGTAAAAAAGGTTAAAAGGAAAGAAAAAAAATCTTATCTATACCAATTAACCGATAAATTTTATGAATGGGTTCCACAAGAGACAATAAGAAAGTTGGAGGAGATTAAAGATGATAAGTTTACAAAAAGCAATACAAACACTGGGGATTAG
- a CDS encoding DUF4897 domain-containing protein, producing the protein MNQKAPRKSNFNFIIITIIFFGGLTLFQFFMMKNMKTDFDIVNSSTYFTIREDFNVEINTDVTFKANDEKSYTNMVRNFNTPDEEKFKVYNDQFKELNEKIGKNMTTISYQSTVTENNPEMSVNESVLIEGLLEKKEDNLYEFSLKGQPFNVKDNVYIYFPENWVIEKIDPAPNKIANNFVLYSNSGNMDFPIILFRINQ; encoded by the coding sequence ATGAATCAAAAAGCACCCAGAAAGAGCAACTTTAATTTTATAATAATAACAATAATATTCTTCGGAGGCCTAACCCTTTTTCAATTTTTCATGATGAAAAATATGAAAACTGATTTTGATATTGTCAATTCAAGTACTTATTTTACAATACGAGAAGATTTTAATGTGGAAATAAATACCGATGTTACATTCAAAGCAAATGATGAAAAATCTTATACTAATATGGTAAGAAACTTTAATACCCCAGATGAAGAAAAATTTAAAGTTTATAATGATCAATTTAAAGAGTTGAATGAAAAAATAGGAAAAAATATGACGACAATAAGTTATCAATCTACTGTAACAGAGAATAACCCAGAAATGTCGGTAAATGAATCAGTTTTAATAGAAGGATTATTAGAAAAGAAAGAAGATAATCTTTATGAATTCTCATTAAAAGGTCAACCATTTAATGTAAAAGATAATGTATATATTTATTTTCCAGAAAATTGGGTCATTGAAAAGATAGATCCAGCACCAAATAAAATTGCAAATAATTTTGTTTTATATAGTAATTCAGGTAATATGGATTTCCCAATAATTCTTTTTAGAATTAATCAATAA
- a CDS encoding pseudouridine synthase codes for MISLQKAIQTLGISRRKSADKILKDGILVNSKIIKEPWYELEEEDTIKYEGKTYKISELLKRKEEKVYYLINKPLDVICAMEDPFGRKTISDLIKNKIKEKVFHVGRLDLNSSGLLLLTNDGDLANKLLHPKHEISKTYTVIINGHPTREDLKKIENGVVLETGYKTNPAKIEKVKKQGSNHEVTITINEGKKRQVRLMFKVIGFKVKELKRIKFGPFSIKEVPNPGNIKKIDPEIIKNFIK; via the coding sequence ATGATAAGTTTACAAAAAGCAATACAAACACTGGGGATTAGTAGAAGAAAATCAGCTGATAAAATATTAAAAGATGGAATACTGGTAAACTCCAAAATAATTAAGGAACCTTGGTACGAATTAGAAGAAGAAGATACAATAAAATATGAAGGAAAAACATATAAAATATCTGAGTTATTAAAAAGAAAAGAAGAAAAGGTTTATTATTTAATAAACAAACCTTTAGATGTTATATGTGCAATGGAAGATCCTTTTGGTAGAAAAACTATAAGTGATTTAATAAAAAATAAAATAAAAGAAAAAGTTTTTCATGTTGGAAGACTGGATTTAAATTCATCTGGATTATTATTATTAACAAATGATGGAGATTTAGCCAATAAACTTTTACATCCAAAACATGAAATATCTAAGACTTATACAGTTATTATAAATGGTCATCCAACTAGAGAAGATTTAAAAAAAATAGAAAATGGAGTAGTTCTTGAAACTGGATATAAAACAAATCCAGCTAAAATAGAAAAAGTAAAAAAGCAAGGTTCTAATCATGAAGTAACTATCACAATAAATGAAGGCAAAAAAAGACAAGTGAGGCTTATGTTTAAAGTCATAGGTTTTAAAGTAAAAGAATTAAAGAGAATAAAATTTGGACCTTTTAGTATAAAAGAGGTTCCTAATCCTGGAAATATTAAAAAAATAGATCCAGAAATAATAAAAAATTTTATAAAATAA
- a CDS encoding DUF6115 domain-containing protein — protein MDFIILFLLIILIFLLVLILMFLYKSKNKLDEKLENYRFEMEDELTKIINNYDILFEQNLKKLDLLINKYNKISSKQESIKITNASVEGKKKILYSQNEEENLKIKKILQLINSGNSPESVAKIMGIGTGEVNLYVNFYNDK, from the coding sequence ATGGATTTTATAATTCTTTTTTTATTAATAATCTTAATATTTTTATTGGTATTGATTTTGATGTTTTTATATAAAAGTAAAAATAAATTAGATGAAAAATTAGAAAATTATAGATTTGAAATGGAAGATGAATTAACAAAAATTATAAATAATTATGATATCCTTTTTGAACAAAATCTAAAAAAATTGGATTTGTTAATAAACAAATATAACAAAATATCATCAAAACAAGAATCAATTAAAATAACAAATGCTTCTGTTGAGGGTAAAAAGAAAATTTTATATTCCCAAAATGAAGAAGAAAATTTGAAGATTAAAAAGATTTTACAACTCATAAACTCCGGTAATTCTCCGGAGTCTGTTGCAAAAATAATGGGTATAGGAACTGGTGAAGTTAATCTTTATGTGAATTTTTATAATGATAAATAA
- the purH gene encoding bifunctional phosphoribosylaminoimidazolecarboxamide formyltransferase/IMP cyclohydrolase — protein MYFKNAILSVFNKKGIIDLAKFLISKNVKIFSTGGTYDILKNNNIEVFKISEYIDFPEILEGRVKSLHPKIHGGILAKNSDIDQLEKLNITKFDLVVCNLYPFFENVNKNFDTDSLIEYIDIGGPSMIRSASKNFKYTTILTDPSDYDSFMDNFENIDYDFRFKMAAKAFNLTSAYDASISEYFNNKSNIEFPDYFAISYKKEDDLRYGENPHQKAAFYKKNNGFYFFNDFETLNGKKLSFNNLRDVDIAWKTVSSFSDCCCVALKHNTPCGIAIGKDTLESFNKSFECDPVSIFGGVVAFNRTIDFETAKKLKDIFLEIVIATDFEDIALDLLKKKKNLRILKVNNNNFENREFISLNGGLIIQNTDLILNNELNLVTKKKNYDIDLKEIEFAFNCVKFVKSNAIVVCDGFQTVGIGGGEVSRIWAAEKAFERSIRQPKIMASDAFFPFKDVVELAYKNGVKIIVQPGGSIRDQDSIDFCNENNIDMYFTNMRHFKH, from the coding sequence TTGTATTTCAAAAATGCTATTTTAAGTGTTTTTAATAAAAAAGGAATAATTGATTTAGCAAAATTTTTAATATCAAAAAATGTAAAAATTTTTTCAACTGGTGGAACTTATGATATTTTAAAAAATAATAATATTGAAGTTTTTAAAATATCAGAATATATTGATTTTCCAGAAATATTAGAAGGTAGAGTTAAAAGTCTTCACCCAAAAATACATGGCGGTATTTTAGCAAAAAATTCTGACATAGATCAATTAGAAAAACTCAATATTACAAAATTTGATTTAGTTGTATGTAATCTATATCCTTTTTTTGAAAATGTTAATAAAAACTTTGATACTGATTCTTTAATAGAATATATAGATATTGGTGGACCATCAATGATTAGATCGGCATCTAAAAATTTCAAATATACCACAATATTGACGGATCCTTCAGATTATGATTCTTTTATGGATAATTTTGAAAATATTGATTATGATTTTAGATTTAAAATGGCAGCAAAAGCATTTAATTTAACTTCTGCATATGATGCTTCTATTTCAGAATATTTTAATAATAAAAGCAATATTGAATTTCCAGATTATTTTGCTATTTCTTATAAAAAAGAGGATGATTTAAGATATGGTGAAAATCCCCATCAAAAAGCAGCTTTTTATAAAAAAAATAATGGTTTCTATTTTTTTAATGATTTTGAAACTTTAAATGGGAAAAAATTATCTTTTAATAATCTAAGGGATGTTGATATTGCGTGGAAAACTGTAAGTTCTTTTTCTGATTGCTGTTGTGTAGCTTTGAAACATAATACTCCATGTGGAATAGCTATTGGAAAAGATACTTTAGAATCGTTCAATAAATCCTTTGAATGTGACCCCGTATCAATTTTTGGTGGTGTTGTAGCTTTTAATAGAACTATTGATTTTGAAACTGCAAAAAAATTAAAAGATATCTTTTTAGAGATTGTAATAGCAACAGATTTTGAGGATATAGCTTTAGATTTATTAAAAAAGAAAAAAAATCTCAGAATTTTAAAAGTTAATAATAATAACTTTGAAAATCGAGAGTTTATTTCTTTAAATGGTGGTTTAATAATTCAAAATACAGATTTAATATTAAATAATGAATTAAATCTTGTAACTAAAAAAAAGAATTATGATATTGATTTAAAAGAAATTGAATTTGCTTTTAATTGTGTGAAATTTGTTAAATCAAATGCAATAGTTGTATGTGATGGTTTTCAAACAGTAGGTATAGGTGGAGGAGAAGTTTCAAGAATTTGGGCTGCTGAAAAAGCTTTTGAAAGATCTATAAGACAACCTAAAATAATGGCTTCTGATGCATTTTTCCCATTTAAAGATGTCGTTGAACTTGCTTATAAAAATGGTGTAAAAATAATTGTTCAACCAGGTGGTTCTATTCGCGACCAAGATTCTATTGATTTTTGTAATGAAAATAATATAGATATGTATTTTACAAATATGAGGCATTTTAAACATTGA
- a CDS encoding HemK/PrmC family methyltransferase: MNLNELINYLNGKYNISRLNIIKKLSMIEKKDIIEYMFSDPFISEKNVEKLEKNIKGYPIEYLVNEVQFLNNIFYIDERVLIPRVETEDLVLIAKKIIEEKNIKKILDLGTGSGVIAITLKKFFPDIEIIASDISFEALEVFKKNCKKNNVNIKSYLGSYLEPFLKEHEQIDLIISNPPYVEEEYKNKNETLKYEPDIALFAGKDGQNFYRKLINKYYDLIKNKTLLFETTEFNVLKTYDLIDKLSGKTEIKKDSFGIERFIYHYKNSHKD, translated from the coding sequence ATGAATTTAAATGAATTAATAAATTATTTAAACGGGAAATATAATATTTCCCGTTTAAATATTATAAAAAAATTATCAATGATAGAAAAAAAAGATATTATAGAATATATGTTTTCAGATCCTTTTATATCAGAAAAAAATGTTGAAAAACTTGAAAAAAATATAAAAGGATACCCAATAGAATATTTGGTAAATGAAGTACAATTTTTAAATAATATTTTTTACATAGATGAAAGAGTGTTAATTCCAAGAGTTGAAACAGAAGATTTAGTATTAATAGCAAAGAAAATAATTGAAGAAAAAAATATAAAAAAAATATTAGATCTTGGAACAGGATCTGGAGTTATAGCTATAACATTAAAAAAATTTTTTCCTGATATAGAAATCATAGCTTCTGATATATCTTTCGAAGCTTTAGAAGTTTTTAAAAAAAATTGTAAGAAAAATAATGTTAATATAAAAAGTTATTTAGGATCTTATTTGGAACCATTTTTAAAAGAACATGAACAAATAGATTTGATAATTTCGAATCCACCTTATGTTGAAGAAGAATACAAAAATAAAAATGAAACATTGAAATATGAACCAGATATAGCACTTTTTGCGGGAAAAGATGGACAGAATTTTTATAGAAAATTAATAAACAAATATTATGATTTAATAAAAAATAAAACTCTGTTATTTGAAACAACAGAGTTTAATGTATTAAAAACATATGATTTGATAGATAAGCTCTCTGGAAAAACAGAGATAAAAAAAGACAGTTTTGGTATAGAAAGATTTATTTATCATTATAAAAATTCACATAAAGATTAA
- the purD gene encoding phosphoribosylamine--glycine ligase: MKFLILGDGAREHSIAKKLCESPKTDEIFICPGNAGTFYEKKCHNIEFIDENTLLNFAEKNSIDLTIVGPEKFLCEGIVDEFEKNNLKIIGPNKKSSILEGSKIFSKNFMKKYKISTADYEEFNNFEDAFNFLNNINFPIVIKVDGLAAGKGVFICDNYKQSVKVLEDIMKNKCFGESGNKIIIERYLSGFEASFFVLLDEKNYKLFNYSKDHKKIGEGEKGLNTGGMGSITPHPNIDENLKIKVEDLIIKPTINGLKAENLMYKGILFFGILFENNIPYLLEYNVRFGDPETQSLLNLLDSDLVDIFNDIYNNNVENTHLKWKQGISMGLVLTAFGYPLEYKKNIEILKKSDDCDFIYYSSKISEEKAFSSGGRVLTLVDNCKNIDTLRNNLYSIAKLYNKEFYFRKDI; encoded by the coding sequence ATGAAATTTCTTATATTAGGTGATGGTGCAAGAGAACATTCGATTGCAAAAAAACTTTGTGAATCTCCAAAAACAGATGAAATTTTTATTTGCCCTGGAAATGCTGGAACTTTTTATGAAAAAAAATGTCACAATATTGAATTTATAGATGAAAATACTTTATTAAATTTTGCAGAAAAAAATTCAATCGATTTAACTATAGTTGGTCCTGAAAAGTTTTTATGTGAAGGAATTGTTGATGAATTTGAAAAAAATAATCTTAAAATTATCGGTCCAAACAAAAAATCTTCTATTTTAGAAGGATCTAAAATTTTTTCAAAAAACTTTATGAAAAAATATAAGATTTCTACAGCAGATTATGAAGAATTTAATAATTTTGAAGATGCTTTTAATTTTTTAAACAATATTAATTTTCCTATTGTTATTAAAGTAGATGGCCTTGCTGCAGGAAAAGGTGTATTTATTTGTGATAATTACAAACAATCTGTTAAGGTTTTAGAGGATATAATGAAAAATAAATGTTTTGGTGAATCTGGTAATAAGATAATAATTGAAAGATATTTAAGTGGTTTTGAAGCCTCATTTTTTGTTCTTTTAGATGAAAAAAACTATAAATTATTTAATTATTCAAAAGATCATAAAAAAATAGGTGAAGGTGAAAAAGGTTTAAATACGGGTGGAATGGGCTCTATTACACCTCATCCAAATATAGACGAGAATCTTAAAATCAAGGTTGAAGATTTGATAATAAAACCTACTATCAATGGCCTTAAAGCTGAAAATTTGATGTATAAAGGCATTTTGTTTTTTGGTATACTTTTTGAAAATAATATTCCTTATCTTCTTGAATATAATGTAAGATTTGGAGATCCTGAAACACAATCTTTATTAAATTTATTGGATTCAGATTTAGTAGATATTTTTAATGATATTTATAATAACAATGTTGAAAATACTCATTTAAAATGGAAACAAGGTATTTCAATGGGTTTGGTTTTAACTGCATTTGGTTATCCTTTAGAATATAAAAAAAATATAGAGATTTTAAAAAAATCAGATGATTGTGATTTTATTTATTATTCTTCAAAAATTTCTGAAGAAAAAGCTTTTTCTTCAGGAGGAAGAGTTTTAACTTTAGTTGATAATTGTAAAAATATTGATACTTTAAGAAATAATCTTTATTCTATAGCAAAACTTTATAATAAAGAATTTTATTTTAGAAAAGATATTTAA
- a CDS encoding AIR carboxylase family protein, giving the protein MKKILIVSGSKSDENLVKVGTELLENWEIQYDYKVLSAHRNLKELMKFIEENEKEYFAIIAVAGLAAALPGVIASLTQKPVIGVPNEVGTLKGIDALLSMTQMPGGVPVATMGIGKHGMKNAVYFVKRLIENEEEK; this is encoded by the coding sequence ATGAAAAAAATACTTATAGTATCTGGAAGTAAATCTGATGAAAATCTTGTTAAAGTTGGAACAGAATTATTAGAAAATTGGGAAATACAATATGATTACAAAGTTTTAAGTGCACATAGAAATTTAAAAGAACTGATGAAATTTATAGAAGAGAATGAAAAAGAGTATTTTGCAATAATAGCAGTAGCGGGACTTGCAGCAGCTTTACCTGGAGTAATAGCCTCTTTAACTCAAAAACCAGTTATAGGTGTACCAAACGAAGTAGGTACTTTAAAGGGAATAGATGCTTTATTATCTATGACACAAATGCCAGGTGGAGTACCAGTGGCAACTATGGGGATTGGAAAGCATGGAATGAAAAACGCTGTTTATTTTGTAAAAAGATTAATAGAAAATGAGGAGGAAAAATAA
- a CDS encoding inositol monophosphatase family protein — MIKIYEKIKKIILEAGEILKKSQNETFQINTKKVDYDLVTEYDFRIQKFLIEKFKIIMPEVEVFAEEANFDKKPNSKKYWVIDPIDGTVNFSKGIPEYCISVAYVEDDEPIMGFVYAPMMNLFYNAKKNEGAYLNDKKIVPNWSKNLKNSIITLGNKRGKTHEYIKQLEEEVMRIRLFGTAALQICYVASGYCDAFISLRSNPWDVAASHLILKEAGGIVINYKNEDMNIFSKKGLYTNENIRNELLNKTEEMIK; from the coding sequence GTGATAAAAATTTATGAGAAAATAAAAAAAATTATTTTAGAAGCAGGAGAAATATTAAAAAAATCGCAAAACGAAACATTCCAAATAAATACCAAAAAGGTTGATTATGATCTCGTCACAGAATATGATTTTAGAATACAAAAATTTTTAATAGAAAAATTTAAAATAATAATGCCTGAAGTTGAAGTTTTTGCAGAAGAAGCAAATTTTGACAAAAAACCTAATAGTAAAAAATATTGGGTTATAGATCCAATAGATGGAACTGTGAATTTTTCGAAAGGTATTCCAGAATACTGTATTTCAGTAGCATATGTAGAAGATGATGAGCCAATAATGGGCTTTGTTTATGCACCAATGATGAATCTTTTCTATAATGCGAAAAAAAATGAAGGAGCTTATTTAAATGATAAAAAAATAGTTCCAAATTGGTCAAAAAATTTAAAAAATTCTATAATAACTCTTGGAAATAAAAGAGGAAAAACTCATGAATATATTAAACAGCTTGAAGAAGAGGTTATGAGAATAAGATTATTTGGAACAGCTGCTCTTCAAATTTGCTATGTTGCCAGTGGATATTGTGACGCATTCATTTCATTGCGATCTAATCCTTGGGATGTTGCAGCTTCACACTTAATACTTAAAGAAGCTGGTGGTATTGTAATAAACTATAAAAATGAAGATATGAATATCTTTTCTAAAAAAGGTTTATATACAAATGAAAATATAAGAAATGAATTATTAAACAAAACTGAGGAGATGATAAAATGA